A DNA window from Cucurbita pepo subsp. pepo cultivar mu-cu-16 unplaced genomic scaffold, ASM280686v2 Cp4.1_scaffold000781, whole genome shotgun sequence contains the following coding sequences:
- the LOC111785858 gene encoding probable serine/threonine-protein kinase At1g54610 codes for MGVLPYFLYAFPTLSIAMQFFMTEPLACEPSDLPKYPPSKEMDARRRDDEARRLKAASKAQGDGTKKTRTRFRAIPAPEANAEIQTNIDRRRIITHANAKSKSEKFPPPHQDGELGYTLGHSRHIDPSRVPSDVPFSSTTLFTFSKEPLQAWSGPLVPGSGTDAPTRYKKHVGGKGKRIMV; via the exons ATGGGAGTTTTGCCATATTTCTTGTATGCCTTTCCAACTTTGTCCATTGCAATGCAGTTCTTCATGACAGAACCTTTAGCTTGCGAACCTTCCGACCTCCCAAAATATCCTCCCAGTAAGGAGATGGATGCTAGAAGACGAGATGATGAAGCTCGGAG ACTAAAAGCAGCTAGTAAAGCCCAGGGAGATGGAACGAAAAAAACACGCACACGTTTTCGGGCTATTCCAGCTCCTGAAGCCAATGCCGAAATACAAACTAATATCGAC AGAAGGCGCATAATTACACATGCAAATGCAAAGAGCAAAAGTGAAAAGTTCCCCCCACCACACCAGGATGGAGAGCTTGGCTATACGCTAGGACATTCACGTCATATCGACCCATCCCGTGTTCCTTCCGACGTACCATTCAGCTCGACGACGCTTTTCACTTTTTCTAAGGAGCCACTCCAAGCCTGGTCTGGTCCACTAGTCCCTGGCTCTGGCACTGATGCTCCTACTAGATACAAGAAGCATGTAGGAGGTAAAGGCAAGAGAATCATGGTCTGA